The following are encoded together in the Jaculus jaculus isolate mJacJac1 chromosome 3, mJacJac1.mat.Y.cur, whole genome shotgun sequence genome:
- the Lipt2 gene encoding putative lipoyltransferase 2, mitochondrial isoform X2, translated as MPPPSVRLVWLGRARYPELLALQEAWLRRLRAGPAPEASSPATEAGALLLCEPAGPVFTAGLRGGLTPEETARLRALGADVLRTGRGGLATFHGPGQLLCHPVLDLRRLGLRLRTHVAALEACAVRLCELQGLRGACARPPPYTGVWLGERKICAIGERRERFALLALQVSAVEGTSHPMAWL; from the exons ATGCCGCCTCCCTCGGTCCGCCTGGTGTGGCTGGGCCGCGCGCGCTACCCCGAGCTGCTGGCGCTGCAGGAGGCCTGGCTGCGGCGACTCCGGGCCGGCCCGGCCCCCGAGGCCTCGTCGCCGGCCACCGAGGCGGGCGCGCTCCTGCTCTGCGAGCCGGCGGGGCCCGTGTTCACGGCGGGGCTGCGCGGCGGCCTGACTCCCGAGGAGACGGCGCGGCTGCGGGCCCTGGGCGCCGACGTGCTCCGCACGGGCCGCGGCGGCCTGGCCACCTTCCACGGGCCCGGGCAGCTGCTCTGTCACCCGGTGCTCGACCTGCGGCGCCTCGGCCTGCGCCTGCGCACTCACGTGGCGGCGCTGGAGGCGTGCGCAGTGCGCCTGTGCGAGCTCCAGGGCCTGCGCGGCGCGTGCGCGCGGCCCCCGCCCTACACCGGCGTCTGGCTCGGCGAGCGCAAGATCTGCGCCATCGGTGAGC GGAGGGAACGATTCGCTTTGCTTGCCTTGCAGGTGTCCGCTGTGGAAGGAACATCACATCCCATGGCCTGGCTCTGA
- the Lipt2 gene encoding putative lipoyltransferase 2, mitochondrial isoform X1: MPPPSVRLVWLGRARYPELLALQEAWLRRLRAGPAPEASSPATEAGALLLCEPAGPVFTAGLRGGLTPEETARLRALGADVLRTGRGGLATFHGPGQLLCHPVLDLRRLGLRLRTHVAALEACAVRLCELQGLRGACARPPPYTGVWLGERKICAIGVRCGRNITSHGLALNCSTDLTWFEHIVPCGLVGTGVTSLSEELQRLVTVDEAMPPFLQAFKETFKCSLVSEDSSN; encoded by the exons ATGCCGCCTCCCTCGGTCCGCCTGGTGTGGCTGGGCCGCGCGCGCTACCCCGAGCTGCTGGCGCTGCAGGAGGCCTGGCTGCGGCGACTCCGGGCCGGCCCGGCCCCCGAGGCCTCGTCGCCGGCCACCGAGGCGGGCGCGCTCCTGCTCTGCGAGCCGGCGGGGCCCGTGTTCACGGCGGGGCTGCGCGGCGGCCTGACTCCCGAGGAGACGGCGCGGCTGCGGGCCCTGGGCGCCGACGTGCTCCGCACGGGCCGCGGCGGCCTGGCCACCTTCCACGGGCCCGGGCAGCTGCTCTGTCACCCGGTGCTCGACCTGCGGCGCCTCGGCCTGCGCCTGCGCACTCACGTGGCGGCGCTGGAGGCGTGCGCAGTGCGCCTGTGCGAGCTCCAGGGCCTGCGCGGCGCGTGCGCGCGGCCCCCGCCCTACACCGGCGTCTGGCTCGGCGAGCGCAAGATCTGCGCCATCG GTGTCCGCTGTGGAAGGAACATCACATCCCATGGCCTGGCTCTGAACTGCTCCACGGACCTCACGTGGTTTGAGCACATTGTGCCCTGTGGACTGGTTGGGACAGGAGTCACTTCCCTTAGTGAGGAGCTACAGAGGCTTGTCACTGTGGATGAAGCCATGCCGCCTTTTCTTCAGGCCTTCAAGGAGACCTTCAAGTGCTCATTGGTCTCAGAGGACAGCTCCAACTGA